A window from Kovacikia minuta CCNUW1 encodes these proteins:
- a CDS encoding metal-binding protein, with the protein MPSGRTHDSITLWSLPLIAALTFDRTRSSSLTLMVSAGFLFAGLMFGPDLDIYSRQYLRWGVLRWIWLPYRQNMRHRSFLSHGPIVGTIVRVGYLLTWLGMVALAAILISAIAYQLVGKIANWQILAQNLLDESVTLIRRSLQQNAAEWIALLIGLELGALSHSLSDWVGSWYKRLKNSRPSSPSPPRSNPSELPKQLPDEFTPEEPLELPDMLPPSIRQTSQLPPEKRSPKPTTTSVPPHLKRIPRLPPFGK; encoded by the coding sequence ATGCCTTCTGGTCGGACCCACGACAGTATTACCCTGTGGAGTCTCCCTCTGATTGCGGCGTTGACCTTTGACCGCACCCGGAGCAGCAGCTTGACACTCATGGTTTCTGCTGGGTTTTTGTTTGCTGGGTTAATGTTTGGCCCCGACCTGGATATCTATTCCCGCCAATACCTTCGTTGGGGTGTGCTGCGCTGGATCTGGTTACCCTATCGCCAGAATATGCGCCACCGTTCTTTTCTATCCCACGGTCCGATCGTCGGGACGATCGTCCGCGTGGGATACCTGCTGACCTGGCTCGGAATGGTTGCGCTGGCAGCAATTCTGATCAGCGCCATCGCCTACCAGCTTGTTGGCAAAATCGCTAACTGGCAAATCCTGGCACAAAATTTGTTAGATGAAAGTGTTACCTTGATCAGGCGATCGCTCCAGCAAAATGCTGCTGAATGGATTGCCTTATTGATTGGTTTAGAATTAGGTGCATTGAGCCATTCCCTCAGCGATTGGGTCGGCTCCTGGTACAAACGGCTGAAAAATTCTCGCCCCAGCTCCCCTAGCCCACCCAGGTCTAACCCATCTGAACTGCCCAAACAGTTACCGGATGAGTTCACCCCGGAAGAACCCCTTGAACTGCCTGATATGCTACCGCCTTCTATTCGGCAAACTTCCCAACTCCCCCCAGAAAAGCGATCGCCCAAACCAACAACAACCTCCGTACCCCCGCATCTAAAGCGCATTCCCCGATTGCCACCCTTTGGGAAGTGA